One region of Miscanthus floridulus cultivar M001 chromosome 19, ASM1932011v1, whole genome shotgun sequence genomic DNA includes:
- the LOC136527030 gene encoding caffeoyl-CoA O-methyltransferase 1 isoform X1 produces the protein MATTATEAAKAAPAEQANGNANGEQKTRHSEVGHKSLLKSDDLYQYILDTSVYPREPESMKELREITAKHPWNLMTTSADEGQFLNMLIKLIGAKKTMEIGVYTGYSLLATALALPEDGTVGSSLSSQICMPHTSLPEGEAASGPLINEGFFSLSLLFVPQILAMDINRENYELGLPCIEKAGVAHKIDFREGPALPVLDDLVADEKNHGSFDFVFVDADKDNYLNYHERLLKLVKLGGLIGYDNTLWNGSVVLPDDAPMRKYIRFYRDFVLVLNKALAADERVEICQLPVGDGVTLCRRVK, from the exons ATGGCCACCACGGCGACCGAGGCGGCCAAGGCCGCGCCGGCGGAGCAGGCCAATGGCAACGCCAACGGCGAGCAGAAGACGCGCCACTCCGAGGTCGGCCACAAGAGCCTGCTCAAGAGCGACGACCTCTACCAG TACATCCTGGACACGAGCGTGTACCCGCGGGAGCCGGAGAGCATGAAGGAGCTCCGCGAGATCACCGCCAAGCACCCATG GAACCTGATGACGACCTCCGCCGACGAGGGCCAGTTCCTCAACATGCTCATCAAGCTCATCGGCGCCAAGAAGACCATGGAGATCGGCGTCTACACCGGCTACTCCCTCCTCGCCACCGCGCTCGCTCTCCCGGAGGACGGCACGGTCGGTTCTTCCCTCTCTTCCCAGATCTGCATGCCACACACCTCCCTCCCTGAAGGTGAAGCAGCTAGCGGTCCACTGATAAATGAAGGATTTTTCTCTCTGTCTCTGTTGTTCGTCCCGCAGATCTTGGCCATGGACATCAACCGCGAGAACTACGAGCTGGGCCTGCCCTGCATCGAGAAGGCCGGCGTCGCCCACAAGATCGACTTCCGCGAGGGCCCCGCGCTCCCCGTCCTTGACGACCTCGTCGCTGAC GAGAAGAACCACGGGTCGTTCGACTTCGTCTTCGTGGACGCCGACAAGGACAACTACCTCAACTACCACGAGAGGCTGCTCAAGCTGGTGAAGCTGGGGGGCCTCATCGGCTACGACAACACGCTGTGGAACGGCTCCGTCGTACTCCCCGACGACGCCCCCATGCGCAAGTACATCCGCTTCTACCGCGACTTCGTGCTCGTCCTCAACAAGGCGCTCGCCGCCGACGAGCGCGTCGAGATCTGCCAGCTCCCCGTCGGCGACGGCGTCACCCTCTGCCGCCGCGTCAAGTGA
- the LOC136527030 gene encoding caffeoyl-CoA O-methyltransferase 1 isoform X2 produces the protein MATTATEAAKAAPAEQANGNANGEQKTRHSEVGHKSLLKSDDLYQYILDTSVYPREPESMKELREITAKHPWNLMTTSADEGQFLNMLIKLIGAKKTMEIGVYTGYSLLATALALPEDGTILAMDINRENYELGLPCIEKAGVAHKIDFREGPALPVLDDLVADEKNHGSFDFVFVDADKDNYLNYHERLLKLVKLGGLIGYDNTLWNGSVVLPDDAPMRKYIRFYRDFVLVLNKALAADERVEICQLPVGDGVTLCRRVK, from the exons ATGGCCACCACGGCGACCGAGGCGGCCAAGGCCGCGCCGGCGGAGCAGGCCAATGGCAACGCCAACGGCGAGCAGAAGACGCGCCACTCCGAGGTCGGCCACAAGAGCCTGCTCAAGAGCGACGACCTCTACCAG TACATCCTGGACACGAGCGTGTACCCGCGGGAGCCGGAGAGCATGAAGGAGCTCCGCGAGATCACCGCCAAGCACCCATG GAACCTGATGACGACCTCCGCCGACGAGGGCCAGTTCCTCAACATGCTCATCAAGCTCATCGGCGCCAAGAAGACCATGGAGATCGGCGTCTACACCGGCTACTCCCTCCTCGCCACCGCGCTCGCTCTCCCGGAGGACGGCACG ATCTTGGCCATGGACATCAACCGCGAGAACTACGAGCTGGGCCTGCCCTGCATCGAGAAGGCCGGCGTCGCCCACAAGATCGACTTCCGCGAGGGCCCCGCGCTCCCCGTCCTTGACGACCTCGTCGCTGAC GAGAAGAACCACGGGTCGTTCGACTTCGTCTTCGTGGACGCCGACAAGGACAACTACCTCAACTACCACGAGAGGCTGCTCAAGCTGGTGAAGCTGGGGGGCCTCATCGGCTACGACAACACGCTGTGGAACGGCTCCGTCGTACTCCCCGACGACGCCCCCATGCGCAAGTACATCCGCTTCTACCGCGACTTCGTGCTCGTCCTCAACAAGGCGCTCGCCGCCGACGAGCGCGTCGAGATCTGCCAGCTCCCCGTCGGCGACGGCGTCACCCTCTGCCGCCGCGTCAAGTGA
- the LOC136525626 gene encoding uncharacterized protein, producing MFLVVLGKYALTDHILSDVVNADRPAWVQMNYTVLTWLYCTIHADLQQSTMNRKSNARGAWLYLENEVLGQRESRALLLSAEFRTAKQGSASITDFCRRLETMAATLSDFGDPIGDRTLVLTLLRGLNGKFRPMVSNLKMRQPFPTFEEARTLLLLEEIDIDDVAASEAAGASDPPPSSATTALITAPCPPAGRSYAGQGQG from the coding sequence ATGTTCCTCGTTGTCCTGGGCAAGTATGCCCTAACGGACCACATCCTCTCCGACGTCGTCAACGCCGATCGACCGGCGTGGGTGCAGATGAACTACACCGTGCTCACTTGGCTCTACTGCACCATCCACGccgatctccagcaatcgacgATGAACCGCAAGTCGAACGCGCGCGGCGCATGGCTCTACCTCGAGAATGAGGTCCTCGGCCAACGCGAATCGCGCGCCCTACTGCTCTCGGCGGAGTTCCGCACGGCGAAACAAGGGtctgcctccatcaccgacttCTGCCGCCGTCTTGAAACGATGGCGGCAACCCTCAGCGACTTCGGCGATCCGATCGGGGATCGGACTTTGGTCCTCACTCTCCTTCGTGGGCTCAATGGCAAGTTCCGGCCAATGGTCTCCAACCTCAAGATGCGGCAACCCTTCCCCACCTTCGAGGAGGCTCGCACGCTCCTCCTGCTCGAGGAGATCGACATCGACGACGTTGCTGCAAGCGAAGCCGCCGGGGCATCGGACCCGCCACCATCCTCTGCGACAACCGCGCTCATCACTGCCCCGTGCCCTCCTGCTGGGCGCTCCTACGCAGGCCAGGGCCAGGGCTAG